The nucleotide window ACCTAACTCTACGCTATCCCTAATAACTACTGGGATATAGTTTAACGTCCTACCTATCACTGAGCCTTTCCTACCCATTTCGGTAGTTATCACATTAGAAATTGAACCCACATACTCTTTATGAACCTCATAGGCTAACTCTTCATATAACTTATTGGCCTCCTGCATCCTAGCCTTTTTTACCGGGTCTGGTACTTGTTTCATCGACGCACTCCTAGTATTTGGCCTTATAGAATACATAGCCAAATGAATCCTCTCAAATTTTAGTTCCCTCATAAGTTGTAACGTGTTATTAAATGCCTCTTCGTCCTCCCCCGGGTGGCCCACAATTATATCAGTAGTCACATTTATTACCGGTATTTTACTCCTAATCTCCATCACCATTTCCTTATATTCGTCTACACTGTACTTCCTATTCATGAGCCTTAGAACACGGTCGTCTCCACTTTGGACCGGTAAATGAATGAACTTAAACACCTTGTTGTTTTTAAGGACTTCTATTAACTCGTCAAGGCTCCTCATGGCTTGTTCAGGTGTCATCATACCTATCCTTATCATGAAGTCCCCTTCTATCTCAACGACCTTATTCACTAAGTCGGACAGTCTTATACCCCCTAAATCAAGACCATAAGCCGCTGAGTCTTGGGCCGTAAGCTCTACCTCCACAGCACCCTTCTTAACTGCTTCTCTTACAGCCTCTACGATTAAGTGAGGAGGATAGCTCCTAAGTTTCCTCCTTGCTAGTTTAGTTATACAGAAACTGCAATCTCCAGCACAGCCGTCAGCTATTGGGATTATAGCAATTCTACCTTCAAATACCTTGGGAGTGAATAGTGGCTTCTCCCCTTCTAAGTATATTTTTCTCTCTTTAGATTCAACTACTTCAGTTATTTTCTCTACGGTCTGAGGTCCTAGGAGAGACGCTTCTGGGGCTATTGACATAACTGTTGCGGGTTCGGCTCCGGCTAAACAGCCTGCTACTACTAACTTTTTATTAGATTTTTTAAGTTCCCTAATTCGCTGTTTCATCCTCTCTTCCGTTTCTAACCTCACAGCACAAGTATTGAGGACGATTACATCAGCATCCTCAGCGTCTTTTACTATTTCATGGCCCCTTTCGCTTAACATACTCATCATTATATATGTGTCCCCCTTATTCAGAGCACATCCATAAGTCTCAATGTAAACCCTCACTCTTAATCACAAGTAATATAAACCTTAGAGTTCTTAAGATTACTTGTGGATTCACATCAGACAGGTAAAGAGTATGAGGCTCTGCTAGATAGATTATACAAGAAATTGCCAGAAAAAGACATGAGCGTTAGCGGGCAAACTCTACCTAACTTAATAATCTTACATATAGGTACTACTACTATAATTAGGAATTTCTCTGAGTATTGTGATAGGATAAGGAGGGATAATAAGATCTGTATGAGGTATCTGCTTAAGGAATTGGGTGCCCCAGGCTCAATAAACGAAAACGGTCAACTCGTAATACAAGGAAAATTCGCTTCAGCAGTAGTGAGCGCACTTATGGATAGGTTCTTAAGAAGTTATGTCCAGTGCAGTACGTGTAAGAGTTTAGATACGGTGCTCAAAATAGACAAGAAGATATGGTATATCTCTTGCCTCGCTTGCGGTGCCCAAACGCCGGTGAAACCTATATGAAAAGAGTTATTTTAAACGTGATAAGGGAGCAAGGTTATGTTTTTGTAAATGTTTGTGAACCGGATTTATTAGGCAAGGTCTTTAAAAAAGGAGATATTTCCCTTGCAGTAAACAGGGAGTTCTATGCTGGAGAAGAGGTAAGCCTAGACTTTGCATTTACTCTGTTTGAAGAAGCCAATGTAGTAAGCCTGGTAGGCAGGGAAATTGTAGATGAGGCAATTAAAAGAGGATATGTTGCTAAAGATGGTGTATTGGAGATAGAAGGAGTTAAATTCGCACAAGTCTATAACATGTAAGATGGCTAGGTTTTGTGTTAGATGCGGAAAAGAGAACGTGGAGCTTATAGGACCTCTTTGTGTTGACTGTTATTTAGAGACCAAAGAGTTGGTAGAAACCCCTAAGGAGA belongs to Stygiolobus caldivivus and includes:
- a CDS encoding DUF424 domain-containing protein, whose protein sequence is MKRVILNVIREQGYVFVNVCEPDLLGKVFKKGDISLAVNREFYAGEEVSLDFAFTLFEEANVVSLVGREIVDEAIKRGYVAKDGVLEIEGVKFAQVYNM
- a CDS encoding tRNA (N(6)-L-threonylcarbamoyladenosine(37)-C(2))-methylthiotransferase — protein: MMSMLSERGHEIVKDAEDADVIVLNTCAVRLETEERMKQRIRELKKSNKKLVVAGCLAGAEPATVMSIAPEASLLGPQTVEKITEVVESKERKIYLEGEKPLFTPKVFEGRIAIIPIADGCAGDCSFCITKLARRKLRSYPPHLIVEAVREAVKKGAVEVELTAQDSAAYGLDLGGIRLSDLVNKVVEIEGDFMIRIGMMTPEQAMRSLDELIEVLKNNKVFKFIHLPVQSGDDRVLRLMNRKYSVDEYKEMVMEIRSKIPVINVTTDIIVGHPGEDEEAFNNTLQLMRELKFERIHLAMYSIRPNTRSASMKQVPDPVKKARMQEANKLYEELAYEVHKEYVGSISNVITTEMGRKGSVIGRTLNYIPVVIRDSVELGKRVDVKVTEASFFDLRGHLLYPQVVRNSML
- a CDS encoding translation initiation factor IF-2 subunit beta; this encodes MSVSGQTLPNLIILHIGTTTIIRNFSEYCDRIRRDNKICMRYLLKELGAPGSINENGQLVIQGKFASAVVSALMDRFLRSYVQCSTCKSLDTVLKIDKKIWYISCLACGAQTPVKPI